A DNA window from Pseudorasbora parva isolate DD20220531a chromosome 19, ASM2467924v1, whole genome shotgun sequence contains the following coding sequences:
- the LOC137047908 gene encoding uncharacterized protein isoform X2, producing MAGVTSKRICLPSGWIRTLPPANHSWVSKALFRWSSENQPEMDYARVDRMWWYPPFPPLNLTEEPEMGCYFGHVLFLWMPRKLWDVKLTCPRLDCVKEDLKLAGLHQELRQVVDMEGSYFMASECLVCGKCKQKVISWSHDVVSQLDIGHRVQYPCILASQAACDMKVVHFNRQRCLGTSICQIQKKLEEHHTEVWLQKTVHYLTDCKGLASPVTFQCPPAMVPLPKHCWLRQVFALDFLHRINEIKTSITSQFGRVLKMSSTKRFLSNFSGTWATSVANEQGQVIMSVITENKDSGLEAMISGVIHRYKEAAVAPPEILYVNSDCCGSNFLRTTFKEWKDMEVRLDISEFMMRIAAGCTSASHQIYATFIDRLSYCIFEWDMEDLKQLKEAKLTELKFDMQPSDDEIMHHLSRSELTLHCRRTTRDTKDIEERITALIQLYDDESGWDSSGVPLFSSNRMSEIWDLQKKHVACIVDPMGVELYEQTGTLVMGGHLLPTYKCVRGSTSVESFHQHLNQLIPGVPTCSAFFQICLLDALVRWNEATTATSGSLKATSSFLQHAVNQLEEEVFQKKVLSTMSTNKYTGELIGLEYLYWQNGDAFQDSRFIIRQMETTDVQVAKTEGYFKQEDFEDWSTKQQSAPSLLEDSPSMISRGSQFQVEDLFAHNTSSLANKMMAPEKVVSLKEEDSMEFYCNDKLLISNLPQETVMEYNYTTQEKASPVQPTAGSSLTLFSGPSLSKQMLVIFTPSAQKIDEPPTGLCHAVAVPSSKQCYQKRKLVQEKDGISARKNVQRSLYIKCRKCNKERIKSTHLQYFGNWYCQETDTKPFAEWKAELMKRGYGRKKT from the exons ATGGCTGGTGTCACAA GTAAAAGAATTTGTCTTCCTTCGGGCTGGATTCGCACTTTGCCCCCTGCCAATCACTCTTGGGTGTCAAAGGCCCTGTTTAGGTGGTCTTCAGAAAACCAGCCAGAAATGGACTATGCTAGGGTAGATAGGATGTGGTGGTACCCACCGTTTCCGCCTCTTAACTTAACCGAGGAGCCAGAGATGGGATGCTACTTTGGTCATGTATTGTTTCTCTGGATGCCACGAAAGCTATGGGACGTAAAGCTTACCTGTCCACGTTTGGACTGTGTGAAGGAAGATCTCAAATTAGCGGGTCTACATCAGGAGCTCAGACAGGTAGTCGACATGGAAGGGTCATACTTCATGGCATCTGAGTGTCTGGTTTGTGGGAAATGCAAGCAGAAAGTGATTAGTTGGAGTCATGATGTAGTATCACAACTTGATATTGGACATAGAGTCCAATACCCGTGCATTCTTGCATCACAGGCGGCATGCGACATGAAAGTTGTTCACTTTAACCGTCAGAGATGTCTGGGGACCAGCATCTGCCAAATCCAGAAGAAACTGGAGGAACATCACACTGAGGTATGGCTGCAGAAGACTGTACATTATCTGACAGATTGCAAAGGCTTGGCCTCTCCTGTGACGTTTCAGTGCCCACCTGCCATGGTTCCTCTTCCTAAACACTGTTGGTTGAGGCAGGTGTTTGCTCTGGATTTTCTTCACCGAATTAATGAAATTAAGACCAGCATAACCTCGCAGTTTGGCCGCGTGCTAAAGATGAGTTCCACCAAGAGGTTTCTCAGCAACTTCTCAGGAACTTGGGCGACCAGTGTCGCCAATGAACAAGGGCAGGTTATCATGTCGGTGATTACAGAAAACAAAGACTCCGGTCTAGAAGCGATGATCTCAGGTGTCATACACAGGTACAAGGAAGCTGCTGTAGCTCCTCCTGAGATTCTGTACGTCAACAGTGACTGCTGCGGTTCCAACTTTCTTAGGACAACGTTCAAAGAGTGGAAGGACATGGAGGTCAGGTTGGACATCTCGGAATTCATGATGCGGATTGCTGCAGGCTGCACATCAGCGTCACATCAGATATACGCAACCTTCATAGACCGCCTAAGCTATTGTATTTTCGAATGGGATATGGAGGACCTGAAGCAGCTGAAGGAGGCGAAACTTACCGAGCTCAAGTTCGATATGCAGCCTTCTGATGATGAAATAATGCATCACCTCAGCAGAAGCGAGTTAACCCTCCACTGTAGGCGAACCACGCGTGATACGAAGGACATCGAAGAACGCATCACAGCGCTCATTCAGCTCTATGATGACGAGTCAGGATGGGATTCGTCGGGAGTGCCGCTTTTTAGTTCCAATAGAATGTCTGAGATATGGGATTTGCAGAAGAAACATGTGGCATGTATAGTGGATCCTATGGGTGTAGAACTCTACGAGCAGACTGGGACACTGGTGATGGGAGGCCACCTTCTGCCAACCTACAAATGTGTCAGAGGTTCCACCTCTGTTGAATCCTTCCACCAGCATCTAAACCAACTCATTCCAG ggGTGCCAACTTGTTCTGCATTTTTCCAAATCTGCTTGTTGGATGCATTGGTAAGGTGGAATGAAGCTACTACTGCAACCTCTGGGAGCTTGAAGGCAACCTCGTCTTTTCTTCAGCATGCTGTCAACCAACTTGAAGAGGAAGTGTTTCAAAAGAAGGTTCTGTCAACTATGAGTACAAATAAATACACTG GTGAACTGATTGGGTTAGAGTACCTGTACTGGCAGAATGGCGATGCATTTCAGGACAGCAGGTTTATCATTAGACAGATGGAAACCACTGACGTCCAAGTGGCCAAAACGGAAGGCTATTTCAAACAAGAGGACTTTGAGGATTGGTCGACCAAACAGCAATCTGCCCCATCTCTATTAGAAGATTCTCCTTCAAT GATAAGCAGAGGTTCCCAGTTTCAGGTGGAGGACCTCTTTGCACACAACACATCCTCACTGGCAAATAAAATGATGGCTCCAGAGAAGGTTGTTTCCCTAAAAGAAGAGGATAGTATGGAGTTTTATTGTAATGACAAGCTTCTCATTTCAAACTTGCCTCAAGAAACTGTAATGGAATACAACTACACAACACAAGAAAAGGCCTCACCAGTACAACCTACTGCAGGTTCATCCTTGACTTTGTTTTCTGGTCCTTCTCTGTCAAAACAAATGCTCGTGATTTTCACACCTTCCGCACAAAAGATTGATGAACCACCAACAGGACTGTGTCATGCGGTTGCTGTTCCTTCCTCCAAACAATGCTACCAGAAGAGAAAACTGGTCCAGGAAAAAGATGGCATTTCTGCCAGGAAGAATGTACAAAGATCACTCTATATAAAGTGCAGAAAGTGCAATAAAGAGAGGATAAAGTCAACTCATCTGCAGTATTTTGGTAACTGGTATTGTCAGGAGACAGACACAAAACCCTTTGCTGAGTGGAAGGCTGAACTGATGAAGCGGGGCTACGGGAGGAAGAAGACCTAA
- the LOC137047908 gene encoding uncharacterized protein isoform X1 → MKPRADRRHSNSSLILNAKDVAGGPSFTPEQSSEWLVSQVCSKRICLPSGWIRTLPPANHSWVSKALFRWSSENQPEMDYARVDRMWWYPPFPPLNLTEEPEMGCYFGHVLFLWMPRKLWDVKLTCPRLDCVKEDLKLAGLHQELRQVVDMEGSYFMASECLVCGKCKQKVISWSHDVVSQLDIGHRVQYPCILASQAACDMKVVHFNRQRCLGTSICQIQKKLEEHHTEVWLQKTVHYLTDCKGLASPVTFQCPPAMVPLPKHCWLRQVFALDFLHRINEIKTSITSQFGRVLKMSSTKRFLSNFSGTWATSVANEQGQVIMSVITENKDSGLEAMISGVIHRYKEAAVAPPEILYVNSDCCGSNFLRTTFKEWKDMEVRLDISEFMMRIAAGCTSASHQIYATFIDRLSYCIFEWDMEDLKQLKEAKLTELKFDMQPSDDEIMHHLSRSELTLHCRRTTRDTKDIEERITALIQLYDDESGWDSSGVPLFSSNRMSEIWDLQKKHVACIVDPMGVELYEQTGTLVMGGHLLPTYKCVRGSTSVESFHQHLNQLIPGVPTCSAFFQICLLDALVRWNEATTATSGSLKATSSFLQHAVNQLEEEVFQKKVLSTMSTNKYTGELIGLEYLYWQNGDAFQDSRFIIRQMETTDVQVAKTEGYFKQEDFEDWSTKQQSAPSLLEDSPSMISRGSQFQVEDLFAHNTSSLANKMMAPEKVVSLKEEDSMEFYCNDKLLISNLPQETVMEYNYTTQEKASPVQPTAGSSLTLFSGPSLSKQMLVIFTPSAQKIDEPPTGLCHAVAVPSSKQCYQKRKLVQEKDGISARKNVQRSLYIKCRKCNKERIKSTHLQYFGNWYCQETDTKPFAEWKAELMKRGYGRKKT, encoded by the exons ATGAAGCCAAGAGCAGATAGGCGACACAGCAACTCTTCGCTGATCTTGAATGCGAAGGACGTGGCAGGAGGCCCATCTTTCACCCCTGAACAATCTTCTGAATGGCTGGTGTCACAAGTATGTA GTAAAAGAATTTGTCTTCCTTCGGGCTGGATTCGCACTTTGCCCCCTGCCAATCACTCTTGGGTGTCAAAGGCCCTGTTTAGGTGGTCTTCAGAAAACCAGCCAGAAATGGACTATGCTAGGGTAGATAGGATGTGGTGGTACCCACCGTTTCCGCCTCTTAACTTAACCGAGGAGCCAGAGATGGGATGCTACTTTGGTCATGTATTGTTTCTCTGGATGCCACGAAAGCTATGGGACGTAAAGCTTACCTGTCCACGTTTGGACTGTGTGAAGGAAGATCTCAAATTAGCGGGTCTACATCAGGAGCTCAGACAGGTAGTCGACATGGAAGGGTCATACTTCATGGCATCTGAGTGTCTGGTTTGTGGGAAATGCAAGCAGAAAGTGATTAGTTGGAGTCATGATGTAGTATCACAACTTGATATTGGACATAGAGTCCAATACCCGTGCATTCTTGCATCACAGGCGGCATGCGACATGAAAGTTGTTCACTTTAACCGTCAGAGATGTCTGGGGACCAGCATCTGCCAAATCCAGAAGAAACTGGAGGAACATCACACTGAGGTATGGCTGCAGAAGACTGTACATTATCTGACAGATTGCAAAGGCTTGGCCTCTCCTGTGACGTTTCAGTGCCCACCTGCCATGGTTCCTCTTCCTAAACACTGTTGGTTGAGGCAGGTGTTTGCTCTGGATTTTCTTCACCGAATTAATGAAATTAAGACCAGCATAACCTCGCAGTTTGGCCGCGTGCTAAAGATGAGTTCCACCAAGAGGTTTCTCAGCAACTTCTCAGGAACTTGGGCGACCAGTGTCGCCAATGAACAAGGGCAGGTTATCATGTCGGTGATTACAGAAAACAAAGACTCCGGTCTAGAAGCGATGATCTCAGGTGTCATACACAGGTACAAGGAAGCTGCTGTAGCTCCTCCTGAGATTCTGTACGTCAACAGTGACTGCTGCGGTTCCAACTTTCTTAGGACAACGTTCAAAGAGTGGAAGGACATGGAGGTCAGGTTGGACATCTCGGAATTCATGATGCGGATTGCTGCAGGCTGCACATCAGCGTCACATCAGATATACGCAACCTTCATAGACCGCCTAAGCTATTGTATTTTCGAATGGGATATGGAGGACCTGAAGCAGCTGAAGGAGGCGAAACTTACCGAGCTCAAGTTCGATATGCAGCCTTCTGATGATGAAATAATGCATCACCTCAGCAGAAGCGAGTTAACCCTCCACTGTAGGCGAACCACGCGTGATACGAAGGACATCGAAGAACGCATCACAGCGCTCATTCAGCTCTATGATGACGAGTCAGGATGGGATTCGTCGGGAGTGCCGCTTTTTAGTTCCAATAGAATGTCTGAGATATGGGATTTGCAGAAGAAACATGTGGCATGTATAGTGGATCCTATGGGTGTAGAACTCTACGAGCAGACTGGGACACTGGTGATGGGAGGCCACCTTCTGCCAACCTACAAATGTGTCAGAGGTTCCACCTCTGTTGAATCCTTCCACCAGCATCTAAACCAACTCATTCCAG ggGTGCCAACTTGTTCTGCATTTTTCCAAATCTGCTTGTTGGATGCATTGGTAAGGTGGAATGAAGCTACTACTGCAACCTCTGGGAGCTTGAAGGCAACCTCGTCTTTTCTTCAGCATGCTGTCAACCAACTTGAAGAGGAAGTGTTTCAAAAGAAGGTTCTGTCAACTATGAGTACAAATAAATACACTG GTGAACTGATTGGGTTAGAGTACCTGTACTGGCAGAATGGCGATGCATTTCAGGACAGCAGGTTTATCATTAGACAGATGGAAACCACTGACGTCCAAGTGGCCAAAACGGAAGGCTATTTCAAACAAGAGGACTTTGAGGATTGGTCGACCAAACAGCAATCTGCCCCATCTCTATTAGAAGATTCTCCTTCAAT GATAAGCAGAGGTTCCCAGTTTCAGGTGGAGGACCTCTTTGCACACAACACATCCTCACTGGCAAATAAAATGATGGCTCCAGAGAAGGTTGTTTCCCTAAAAGAAGAGGATAGTATGGAGTTTTATTGTAATGACAAGCTTCTCATTTCAAACTTGCCTCAAGAAACTGTAATGGAATACAACTACACAACACAAGAAAAGGCCTCACCAGTACAACCTACTGCAGGTTCATCCTTGACTTTGTTTTCTGGTCCTTCTCTGTCAAAACAAATGCTCGTGATTTTCACACCTTCCGCACAAAAGATTGATGAACCACCAACAGGACTGTGTCATGCGGTTGCTGTTCCTTCCTCCAAACAATGCTACCAGAAGAGAAAACTGGTCCAGGAAAAAGATGGCATTTCTGCCAGGAAGAATGTACAAAGATCACTCTATATAAAGTGCAGAAAGTGCAATAAAGAGAGGATAAAGTCAACTCATCTGCAGTATTTTGGTAACTGGTATTGTCAGGAGACAGACACAAAACCCTTTGCTGAGTGGAAGGCTGAACTGATGAAGCGGGGCTACGGGAGGAAGAAGACCTAA
- the ndufv1 gene encoding NADH dehydrogenase [ubiquinone] flavoprotein 1, mitochondrial: MLSCLGCPVLSRVLTTGASRAPVAVVAAGVSRTSLAATAASPPNSMTLVRYNTTAQQETPKKTKFGPLADQDRIFTNLYGRHDWRLKGALKRGDWYKTKEILDKGVDWILNEIKVSGLRGRGGAGFPTGMKWSFMNKPSDGRPKYLVVNADEGEPGTCKDREIMRNDPHKLIEGCLVAGRAMGARAAYIYIRGEFYNESSNLQVAINEAYAAGLIGRNACGSGFDFDVFVMRGAGAYICGEETALIESIEGKQGKPRLKPPFPADVGVFGCPTTVANVETVAVAPTICRRGGTWFLSFGRERNSGTKLFNISGHVNTPCTVEEEMSIPLKELIERHAGGVRGGWDNLLCVIPGGSSTPLIPRHVCDTVLMDFDALIQAQTGLGTAALIVMDKSTDVIRAIARLIEFYKHESCGQCTPCREGVDWMNKMMWRFVKGDAQSAEIDMIWEISKQIEGHTICALGDGAAWPVQGLIRHFRPLMENRIEDFKQKQQARA; the protein is encoded by the exons ATGTTGTCCTGTCTCGGCTGTCCCGTTCTTAGCCGGGTGCTGACCACTGGGGCTTCGCGTGCCCCGGTTGCCGTGGTTGCAGCTGGTGTGTCGCGCACCTCTTTAGCCGCCACTGCTGCCTCTCCCCCAAACTCCATGACACTGGTGCGGTACAACACCACAGCTCAACAG GAAACACCAAAGAAGACCAAATTTGGACCTCTAGCTGACCAGGACAGAATATTCACTAACCTGTATGGACGACATGACTGGAG GCTGAAAGGTGCCCTGAAGAGAGGTGACTGGTACAAAACCAAGGAGATTCTGGATAAAGGAGTGGACTGGATCCTGAATGAGATTAAGGTCTCAGGGCTGCGAGGCCGAGGTGGTGCCGGCTTCCCAACAGGGATGAAGTGGAGCTTCATGAACAAGCCTAGTGATGGCAG GCCTAAATATCTGGTGGTGAATGCCGATGAAGGAGAGCCCGGCACCTGCAAGGACAGAGAGATCATGCGTAACGATCCCCATAAGCTGATTGAGGGCTGTCTGGTGGCTGGCCGAGCCATGGGAGCACGTGCAGCATACATCTACATCCGTGGAGAGTTCTACAATGAGTCGTCCAACCTGCAG GTGGCCATTAATGAGGCGTATGCAGCAGGGCTGATTGGCAGAAACGCATGCGGCTCAGGGTTTGACTTTGACGTGTTTGTGATGCGTGGTGCAGGAGCGTACATCTGCGGAGAAGAGACGGCTCTGATCGAGTCCATCGAGGGTAAACAAGGAAAACCTCGCCTGAAACCCCCTTTCCCTGCTGATGTGG GTGTGTTTGGCTGTCCAACAACCGTTGCCAACGTTGAGACAGTAGCTGTGGCACCAACCATCTGCCGTCGTGGCGGCACGTGGTTTCTGAGTTTCGGCCGAGAGAGAAACTCTGGCACGAAGCTCTTCAACATTTCGGGCCATGTCAACACCCCCTGCACGGTGGAAGAAGAGATGTCCATTCCCCTAAAAGAGCTGATTGAAAGGCATGCAG GTGGCGTCCGGGGTGGTTGGGATAATCTCCTGTGCGTTATTCCTGGTGGCTCTTCTACGCCACTAATCCCACGTCATGTGTGCGACACCGTTCTCATGGATTTTGATGCCCTCATTCAGGCTCAGACCGGTCTCGGCACAGCAGCACTTATTGTCAtggataaatca ACTGATGTTATTCGAGCTATTGCCCGCTTGATTGAATTCTACAAGCATGAGAGCTGCGGACAGTGCACTCCTTGCAGAGAGG GAGTGGACTGGATGAATAAGATGATGTGGCGCTTTGTGAAAGGCGATGCGCAGTCAGCAGAGATTGACATGATCTGGGAGATCAGCAAGCAGATTGAGGGCCACACCATCTGCGCTTTGGGAGATGGAGCCGCATGGCCAGTTCAG GGATTGATCCGTCACTTCCGCCCTTTAATGGAGAACAGAATCGAAGACTTCAAACAGAAACAGCAGGCGCGTGCTTGA